From the genome of Silurus meridionalis isolate SWU-2019-XX chromosome 20, ASM1480568v1, whole genome shotgun sequence, one region includes:
- the plpp2a gene encoding phospholipid phosphatase 2, with product MMDVKKRKIFILVDVLCVIIAAMPFVIMTIIYKPYQRGVYCDDESIRYPYKSDTISHGLMAAVTITCSIIIITTGEAYLVYSKRLYSNSDFNQYAAALYKVVGTFLFGACVSQSLTEMAKFTIGRPRPNFMAVCAPMVCEGYMLQINCTGSKNNVTESRLSFYSGHSSFGMYCMLFLALYVQARMAFKWARLLRPTIQFFLVAFAIYVGYTRVSDYKHHWSDVLVGLLQGALIAVLNVRYVSDFFKERLPQQRHPETCETDDSERKPSLQIADQERNHHCSFSGTV from the exons CGTGATCATGACCATCATCTACAAGCCGTACCAGCGAGGTGTATACTGCGACGACGAGAGCATTCGTTACCCGTACAAGTCCGACACCATCTCACATGGCTTGATGGCCGCCGTTACAATCACCTGTTCCATCATCATT ATTACCACAGGAGAAGCCTACCTAGTCTACAGCAAGCGGCTCTACTCGAACTCGGACTTTAACCAGTACGCCGCAGCGCTCTATAAAGTGGTGGGCACGTTCCTGTTTGGCGCTTGCGTGAGCCAGTCTCTTACAGAAATGGCCAAGTTTACAATCGGACGACCACGGCCCAACTTCATGGCGGTGTGCGCGCCAATGGTGTGCGAAGGCTACATGCTTCAAATTAACTGCACGGGAAGCAAAAACAACGTCACCGAATCCAG GTTGTCCTTCTACTCTGGCCACTCATCCTTTGGGATGTACTGCATGCTGTTTTTGGCG TTATATGTGCAGGCACGCATGGCATTCAAATGGGCTCGTCTACTCCGACCTACAATTCAGTTCTTTTTGGTTGCCTTCGCCATTTACGTCGGATACACACGCGTGTCCGATTACAAACACCACTGGAGCGATGTACTCGTAGGTCTGTTGCAGGGGGCGCTCATCGCCGTTCTCAAC GTGCGATATGTCTCAGATTTTTTCAAGGAACGTCTTCCGCAGCAGCGGCACCCCGAAACGTGTGAGACGGACGATTCGGAGCGCAAACCAAGCCTGCAGATAGCTGATCAAGAGAGAAATCACCATTGCAGCTTTTCTGGGACTGTATGA
- the tle2c gene encoding transducin-like enhancer protein 4 isoform X2: MYPHGRPQAPLVPGHAGMKFTVLETLDHIKEEFQLFQAQYHSLKLECEKLATEKTEMHRHYIMYYEMSYGLNIEMQKQAEIVKRLSAICTQIIPLLSQEHQHQVAQAVERSKHVSMADLNAIIGQQQLQHLSHHAPGFPLTPHQAGLSLGPGVGLMALPGAFPFPQHMVPKDDVTHPESMDPRDGAPNRSFADSAAMSQSMGQRLPLPLGCPADSAPDSKRSSAEGKPRVPTPRDREVEKNEDSLKRDSTKESVSPTGGSPRSADGNGMDSRNSSRDARSPSSGFSHTPTPNQHKSPPQEKARSRSPSPSCDAPSPAPPPPPPACPLSSPACAPSPPVQH; the protein is encoded by the exons ATGTATCCGCACGGGAGACCGCAG GCCCCGTTGGTGCCAGGCCATGCCGGCATGAAGTTTACTGTTCTGGAGACGTTGGACCACATTAAAGAAGAGTTCCAGCTTTTCCAGGCTCAGTACCACAG cctcAAGTTGGAATGCGAGAAACTGGCCACGGAGAAGACAGAGATGCACAGGCATTACATCATG tatTATGAGATGTCATACGGACTGAATATCGAGATGCAAAAGCAG GCGGAGATTGTGAAGCGGCTCAGTGCTATATGCACTCAGATTATCCCTCTCCTGTCCCAAGAG CATCAACACCAGGTGGCCCAAGCAGTGGAAAGATCCAAGCATGTAAGCATGGCTGACCTAAATGCTATCATAGGG CAACAGCAGCTCCAACACCTGTCCCATCATGCTCCAGGCTTCCCCCTGACACCACACCAGGCAGGCCTGTCTCTTGGACCGGGTGTCGGTCTCATGGCTCTCCCAGGGGCTTTCCCCTTCCCACAACATATGGTGCCTAAAGACGACGTGACTCACCCCGAATCCATGGATCCCAGAG ATGGTGCTCCAAACAGG AGTTTTGCCGACTCAGCTGCAATGAGTCAGTCGATGGGTCAGAGGCTGCCTCTGCCTTTAGGCTGCCCAGCCGATTCTGCGCCAGACAGCAAAAGAAGCAGTGCAGAGGGAAAACCCCGAGTTCCCACACCCCGG GACagagaagtggaaaaaaatgagGACAGTTTGAAACGGGACAGCACTAAAGAG AGCGTGTCTCCAACCGGAGGATCTCCCAGGTCTGCTGATGGGAATGGCATGGACAGCCGAAACTCCTCCAGAGACGCCCGGTCACCTTCCTCTGGCTTTTCGCACACCCCCACACCCAACCAGCACAAGAGTCCTCCTCAG gagAAAGCACGCTCTCGTTCTCCATCCCCGTCATGTGATGCTCCATCTCCTGCACCACCTCCGCCTCCTCCAGCTTGTCCTCTGTCCTCCCCAGCATGCGCTCCCTCTCCTCCTGTCCAGCACTAG
- the tle2c gene encoding transducin-like enhancer protein 4 isoform X1 codes for MYPHGRPQAPLVPGHAGMKFTVLETLDHIKEEFQLFQAQYHSLKLECEKLATEKTEMHRHYIMYYEMSYGLNIEMQKQAEIVKRLSAICTQIIPLLSQEHQHQVAQAVERSKHVSMADLNAIIGQQQLQHLSHHAPGFPLTPHQAGLSLGPGVGLMALPGAFPFPQHMVPKDDVTHPESMDPRDGAPNRSFADSAAMSQSMGQRLPLPLGCPADSAPDSKRSSAEGKPRVPTPRDREVEKNEDSLKRDSTKEKSVSPTGGSPRSADGNGMDSRNSSRDARSPSSGFSHTPTPNQHKSPPQEKARSRSPSPSCDAPSPAPPPPPPACPLSSPACAPSPPVQH; via the exons ATGTATCCGCACGGGAGACCGCAG GCCCCGTTGGTGCCAGGCCATGCCGGCATGAAGTTTACTGTTCTGGAGACGTTGGACCACATTAAAGAAGAGTTCCAGCTTTTCCAGGCTCAGTACCACAG cctcAAGTTGGAATGCGAGAAACTGGCCACGGAGAAGACAGAGATGCACAGGCATTACATCATG tatTATGAGATGTCATACGGACTGAATATCGAGATGCAAAAGCAG GCGGAGATTGTGAAGCGGCTCAGTGCTATATGCACTCAGATTATCCCTCTCCTGTCCCAAGAG CATCAACACCAGGTGGCCCAAGCAGTGGAAAGATCCAAGCATGTAAGCATGGCTGACCTAAATGCTATCATAGGG CAACAGCAGCTCCAACACCTGTCCCATCATGCTCCAGGCTTCCCCCTGACACCACACCAGGCAGGCCTGTCTCTTGGACCGGGTGTCGGTCTCATGGCTCTCCCAGGGGCTTTCCCCTTCCCACAACATATGGTGCCTAAAGACGACGTGACTCACCCCGAATCCATGGATCCCAGAG ATGGTGCTCCAAACAGG AGTTTTGCCGACTCAGCTGCAATGAGTCAGTCGATGGGTCAGAGGCTGCCTCTGCCTTTAGGCTGCCCAGCCGATTCTGCGCCAGACAGCAAAAGAAGCAGTGCAGAGGGAAAACCCCGAGTTCCCACACCCCGG GACagagaagtggaaaaaaatgagGACAGTTTGAAACGGGACAGCACTAAAGAG AAGAGCGTGTCTCCAACCGGAGGATCTCCCAGGTCTGCTGATGGGAATGGCATGGACAGCCGAAACTCCTCCAGAGACGCCCGGTCACCTTCCTCTGGCTTTTCGCACACCCCCACACCCAACCAGCACAAGAGTCCTCCTCAG gagAAAGCACGCTCTCGTTCTCCATCCCCGTCATGTGATGCTCCATCTCCTGCACCACCTCCGCCTCCTCCAGCTTGTCCTCTGTCCTCCCCAGCATGCGCTCCCTCTCCTCCTGTCCAGCACTAG